Genomic segment of Saccharomycodes ludwigii strain NBRC 1722 chromosome VI, whole genome shotgun sequence:
taatttgATTTCTACCGCTGGTTCCTTACAGGATGACAAAGAATCGACACTTGATTACTTTCCTAACAATGCAGCCAATAAAGACAGCGCGCCCAACCTTTTGttggaaaatgaagaaactTTAAAGTCCTTAACACCATCcaattctttaaatttttttagaaatgaACATGTAGTTATTTCCAAAACAAAATCTTTTACAgatcttttttcaaaaaaccCCCCTCGTAGTAACCAtatacaaacaaataaatctATGGAAATCTCTAAAGATGTGACATACACTAACATTAATTCAATTGTGAATATTAATAGGGACAACGATAACACAAAAGACAACTGTGAAAATGAAGACGAAATGTATCCAAAGACGATTATGAAAAGAAGTAAAAGTGTGAGTAACTTTTTCAACAAGCCAAACTTCCACCTCCGTACCATGTCTTTGTCGGCTAATTATAATAGAAGGAAAGAAGGCAGAAAAATTTCGAATGTCTCCCATATTTCTAATGTTTTAAACAATGAgaataataagaaaaacaCTACGATTTATACagtaaaaaatagtaattttACTTCATTAtctagtaataataataacaataatgaaaatttgtTACCGGTATGCCCATCACCTAATTTTACGATTACTTCTTTAGATGAATTGAGTGGAAGCCCTAGTAAGGTCCCCAGTATCTTTAGAAAGGCTTCTCTATTGatcaacaatatttttaattcaaataCGGGTACTACTATTAACTCTAGTAGCTTCTCTTTCCCACCTccatcaaataaaaatgaaatagaaattattttcagtaGTGATGGTGAGATTGCTTAAAAGATAAACTCATTTGACAGTGTTAATTAATAGCTCTAAAAAAAGACGCAAGCcgtattatattttttttaaaattgatatTAACTCTGTGGCATAACTAACAAGGGTGAAAAGAGATgtcgaaaaaaaaaaaaaaaaaagttaaataatCATCATAACTAGTACATTCtatgttaaaaatagagacttttatataaagtatattcttatatatataaacatatatatatatatatatatatcaaattaaaaagaagggAATGCATACAAATgatagttttattaaattcttCATTTAATTGTCCGACCAATTGtttctattttaatatcattcTATTAGCTACTTGATAactaatattttgaatcaTTTGTCGaagaaaatttgtttttttcgaGATTTTCAACCTGTTGGTACTTTCCctcttttaaaatcttaAACAAGTATTCTTCAGTAGTCAAATTTTTACCCAATTCATTTTCCACTTGTGATTTAGAAGCTTCTCCAAAAGCACCTTCGGTGCCTCTGCCAGATTGTGTAgtgaaaattttaaaaactggAACCACATTAGCTAATTCACTTAATTTTGGGTTCGCTTTAAAGTTGTTGAGGATTTCCGAGTTTTCAGCGAAAACTATCAAATCGGTGTCTTTacctttaaaaattacttTGACGTTATTAGTGTTTGacattttttgtaattgtAATGGAGCAGTATTGATATAGAGATTTATAAGTTGTTGGATATATGAGATAACTTAtctttatttgatatttatcttttttggacattacaaaataaactactaaaatttaaattttaatttaaattaaaaggaaaaaggaatgaataaataaataagttcCAGAAGATAAGAacaaagagaaaaaaagaaaaaaacctCAGGTTTAAAtactaaatatattttttttttctttctcttttttttttttaaggtaTGACATAAGAAATTAGTTTATATACAGAAAGATCTTGACATTTTTGATGCTAAGGGATAAAAGATATGAATAGAAATCGCAAATTTGAACAAACAAACATCAACAATTTCAGTTTTGTATTAATTTGAAAGCAATGCTTAACAAAGATTCTATGGCCTTCTATTAAGAAAATTCATCCctgattttttatttttttttatagttgttgatcttttttttttcagtgcaaaaataaattacgAAAGAAGGGGGAAATGATCAAATGTACaatacaaacaaaataggaaaatgttttattaatatcaaaaattataaagcCCATTTGCCACCCTgtctttctctttctctttctctttctctttctccCCCCTTTTTTTGCTTGTCCCTTTTTTACCCCCTTTTAGGGCTTGCAAGTACAAAATCAGAATTACGTGGCTTTCCATCTACATCGCACATCGCATAACACCCCCAgccaaaaatataattctaCTACAATAACAACTTTTATATTACGTACATATTTTATATCAATCtcaatcataataataaccatTGGCTATAAATTTGATCATATACTCTTCTACATGTTTAGTACCCTCAtattcatcttcatcataaTTATCTCCTTTAATATCGTCTATTTtaccactattattatccacAGAATATTCCTTAAAATCTTCCGTATCaacattttcttcttcttgcAACGCCATTTTTGCTGCCCTAGCGTCATCTTCATCCTCTACTTGGCTTAACAATTTGCTAAAATTACCACTCTTCTTGACATTTTCGTTACCAGAATCATTCACATTGCTAATgttaatctttttattctcACTACTATCTTCAATCAGTAACCTATCGTCTTTCAATTCCACGGGTGCTTCTGACCCCAACAAATCTTTGACTGtcaatttagaaaaataatctGTCGTAAAATCCCCCTGTTGAATAACAACATTATCTAATCGTCTCTTTTGGTTGGCCTTGTCTAAAATATTACTCTCAATCGTATGTTCACTAACAAATCGGTAGATATGGACATCTCTTGTTTGTCCAATTCTATGGCACCTATCTTGGCACTGTTTGTCCATTGCAGGGTTCCAATCACTAtcataaaatataacagTATCTGCACCGGTCAAATTTATACCAAGCCCACCAGACCTACTTGACAAAATAAAGACTGTTATCTTCGAGTCATTGTTAAACCTTTCCGTTAATATCTGTCTATCTTCAATCTTAGTAGCACCATCCAATCTTAAATACAAGTACCCATgataattcaaaaattgtTCCAAAATATCCAATACTTTGGTCATTTGAGTAAAAATTAGTACTCTATGTccatttttcttcaaatcaGCTAATAGAGTGGTCAATTTCTGCAACTTGCCACAATCATATTgtaataatgatttatCTGGAAATTCAATACTTAATTTAGTTTGAACAAAATGATTAAAGGCAACAACAGGGTTTTTGTTCACATTATCGTTCAATAGTAATTGATctctaataatttttttttcataacCTTTTAAATATACTGAAATAGGATCAATGCCCATAAATATTTCCTTGTTTTCTAAAACCACTATTTTGGGTGTCAAAAAGgcaaattttttgataatacccttttcttttaaaataaaatcatcgTAACTTTTAACCAACTTTGTTGACAATACACTAGAGCTGCTGGGAACCTTAAGTAACTTGATTAAATTCAAACCGAATTTCGGTTTGCCCTGTTTACATCTATGTTgattaatataatttaatagtTGCAATTTATTGATTTCAGAAACAATTTGCAACCGATTATAACGTTTGTAGTACTCTTCAATGTCTTGAAAATCAAACATTGTTGTCATGGAGTTGTCTCTATCAGCCTCTTTCCGCAATTTCGCCACTTCCTTAACAAAACTATCAAGCACAGATAGTTTCGATATTTCAGCGTACTTGAGCGACGTGTTCTTTTGCTCATTATTAATGtctaaaaactttaaattcaaaaagtTCAAATCCAGTTTGTTGTTGCTATCAGAAATAATCATTTTATTTgccaaatataaataatcatGGTATATAGATTTTGAAATGGCAAACGATGTGACAACTGGCCTTACTTCAAATAGATCTGGGTGATTACAAACCTTTCTTAACTGCATTAAGCAATTAATAATAGACATAAAATTTCCACTGGCCAAAGTTTCCTTGGTTTGTGCTCTAGCCATAAAATCATCATACAAATATCGCTGTCTTTTCGATAATTTGCAATAGATTATATGCTCATATTTAGCTGgcatttgtttttcaacGTCCGCCTTCAATCTTCTTAATAGATACGGCCTCAAAACTTGATGCAACTTATCCACTGTTTTTTGTGTTTCCTCATCAGTACTGTTTAGCAGATTATATTTGTCACCACTGTCGTTGTTCTTGGTTCCAAGCTCCATGATCTTATTGACTGGATTCCCAAACCAATTTTGGAAAGCTTCTAGATCTGCAAACCCCTTTACAGTACCATCTGTCATAATAGTCTTGGgcattaaaaaatacaatagTGACCAAAGCTCTGCTAAATTGTTTTGTAATGGCGTACCAGTTAAAAGCAATCTTCTTTCTGTATTAAAGTTTAGCAAAGCTTGCCAACGGGTAGatctaaaatttttgatattgtGTGCTTCATCTAATATCATATACTGCCATGTTTTCCGTTTAAAACTGTGTTGGTCAGTAACTACCAATTGATATGAGGTAATACAAACATGAAAAGAATTAGGATTGTTCCAacctttcctttttcttttacgTTCTTGGGGCGACCCATAATATGCCAATACTTTGAAACCTGGCGCAAACCTTTTAAATTCCATTTCccaatttaataaaacactTGTAGGGACCACAATTAAATGTGGCCCCCAGTTTTGCTTTTCACATGCTAACCAACACAATAAGGATATTGTTTGTATGGTTTTTCCTAATCCCATCTCATCTGCTAAAATACCGTTtgtgttattgttatacaATGACGCTAACCAATTCAATCCTTGTTTTTGATAACTTCTTAGGGTTCCCTTTAATAACGGGGGAACCGGAACATCAACAACTTTCAATTGTTCACCCTCATATTCCTCCTTATTTTCTATAAAATCTCCCTTCTCATCTGAATAATTAGATGTTACATTACCTTCTTCATAATCTGCATCAAAACTCGTATCTTTCTCCTCTATTTCAagttcattattatttagtaACAAGCCTAATTGGGTCTTTGGTTTCCCTTGAATattctcttcttcttcttcttcctcctccCCCtctgaagaagaagaagcagaagaagaagaagaagaagaagaggaagaactATATTCTGTAGTTATAGAATCGCTTTCACTGTCAACGTCGCTTTGACTAGCATtgtaatttatttcttcttttgcACTTTTAGATACTAAAGCACCTATATTTACAGAATTTTCGTTTACTAAAGGTTGTGGTCCAATTGATATATCTGTGTCTTGTAAAATGTTTACCTCGTCTAATTTAGcgtatttttctttcaattGCTCGACACTAAGTTTAGAATCATCATATTCACCTTTTCTCTCTCTATTTTCATCCAGAGAAACGTTGGCATCCTTTATAGTTCCAGTTAAATATTGGCTACCAGCACCTTCCCTATCCTCATCACTGGTAGTATCTATATTCATATCATCTACAGAGGACAACTTCTTGTCATCGTTTGTAGAAAAATCGGATGACAAAGAAAGATCATCATCTGAAAGTTCCagactttttttatttaattgagCACCTAGTAATTTAGTACTTTTCTCTAGCATTTCActtaaatgttttttaccttgtattttctttaattcctcttcttcatccTTCTTCAAAACCCTATATGCCTTTTCGGCTAGCGACCATCTTTTTCTAACCGCCTGTGCAGCTGTCCTGGCTAATGCccttatatttttctcatgttgttttttcatACGTTCTTCTGCACCAGATATATGTTTGAAATGTTGCTCAACCATTTGGGAGACTTTTTTAGCCCTAGCAATTCTCGCTCTAGTACTATTGTGGAATATTTTACTTAATTTGATACCTTGATTCATTAAATGATCTTGTATGGgaaattgattttgttgCTTATATATGAAGGTAATAGGCTCGGGTTTCCTTaaaatgttattactaATAGTATTTTGCGAACTGTTAACATCTTTTAAAGTGATTTCCTTTAATAATtgattttccaaatttacTTCTAAAACTCCCTTTTCTACACCTTTCCTAATGTCTTGAaatacctttttttgtttggaaataaaattttcatattCTTGCTCGTCAACATCCTCATCTAAAGACCTAAAAGAAGTTAGATATGCCGAtaaattgttaaatttaGGTTTTGTTACATTTTCTGGGTTTGTTACTGTTGGTTTCGGTAAATTAACATAAAACTTGaactttaattttgaagagttatatttttcatccTGACTTtcggaagaagaaggagaaggagatggtgatgatgatgatgacgatggggtaaaataaaatggatcttctactttttgtttttcatcatTTACATTTAACATTAAATAGGGTTCGGAAAGcatatttgattttttttgtttcttcaAAGGGTTTCGGTgctgatattttattttattatcttccAAAGTATTtgatcttttattattagctcTGTCATTAATACGATTATTCTCCTTAGGTTCCTCATTCTTTAAACTATCAGTATTCagtattgtatttttatatgtttCATCCAATATTTTCCTTAAATGTCCGTACTTAGCATTTACAAGTTCGTCcaaagtattattaatgtttGAAGTAATTCCATCGCTGTTATATTTGGTTGCGGTTAGTGTATCCGTTGCTTTTGTTTCCCCCCCGTCTATTCTTCTCCCTCTTCTCCTTCTACTTCTTATCCTGCGAGAAGCTGgtaaatcattattatcgGAAATAAGATTATCTGGACCAGTAATATTGTGATTCGTATTAGTAGCATCCTTATCGGTACTCTCGAGGTTTAATCCGTGttcctttaaaaaatcagaaAAAACAAGGCTTTCCCTTTTTTCTCTGAAAAGTGGATCAAATTCATCTATATTTGTAAAGTTGTACAAGTGAAATAGTTCATTGGTCAAAACCTCatattgaaattttaaatctgCCAAAAGATCGATATCGTTTTTCTTATCGTTTGTAGATGAGTCACTGTTAATATTGTTGAGTATTGGTGAATTATTGTGTGTGTTACTGTTAGTCATAttatattaacaataattattattattattattttttttttttttttttcttttttttttttggcttATATTACAGATTATAacgttgttattatatttccctatacatatacatatacatatattctGAATAAAAGACGCTTTATTTACTAATTATCTGGATACATAAAAGTTATTGGTAGCAAtagaaagtaaaaaatttcaGCAATTCAATAAGATAATTTTCTTGTGGATAGCTCCAAATTTAACTTATGTTATATGTGTTTTTAGGAGGTTTATTGTATTTTACCTGGTTgtgtaatttttaaagaggcaaaaaaaaaaaaaaatttttttctaaaagaatttaaaaattcaggaaaaaaaaaaattggtaaaaATGATACACAAAACGTGAAGCAAAGCACATTCGctaagagaaaaaaaaagagaaaaaaaacttgatataaagaaaaaaaaaaaaaaaaaaaacaaaaaaggtGAAAAATGgagaataaaatattaaaaaaaaaaagaaaaagaaaaaaaaatatattgtcGGACTTAGTTTCTGTCCTCGGTGCGCAACGGACAAATGATTTCTCCcttgaattatttttgcaCACAAGTCCTGCatgaatatatttctttaacTAATGACAGCGACgagtaaattaaataaaaataaatatctaTAAAGGGAAAACTTCGATAATCTAACGAATTATAAAAGAGTGTTccgaaaaagaaaataatataaaaataattgttgGAAGTTAGCATATCTATATAAacataacaaaataaactaaatttttatatagagaaaataataataaggatagtaataaaaatatatacgtTCCACGTACCATATATTATCTattgaaacaaaaataaaataaaataaaataaaataaaaattatacctCTCCTTTTATCAGCTTTGGCTATTGACAGCCAATTCCATAATCAATCTAGTAGTTAAATGCAAAAAAGGGTAAGCAGAAAAAGTACTCATCTCTTCCTCGGTACTGCTACTGTTGCTGCTCCCTTCTTCACCATTACTAGTTTCCCATCCGTCAAATTTAAAGTCAACTAAATAATTGTTAGGCTCAATCTGAAATAATTGAATAACCATTCTCATCAAGTCTGGTATTTTCCTTTGTTGATCAAGGGACCCAGTATCATATCTCCATCTTACTTTAATAGTCCATAGATCTTCTTCACTGGGTTTTGCCCATTCTGCTCCCAAGTTTTTCAAGGCGATATAAATTTCACCCATTACATCCAATGGATAGGACCTAGATCTGATACCAAAATGCCACTTggtttttgattttttgttatttaaagGTGTTATTTTCATGGCTGCTCGTGATCCTTGTTGCATCATATTAGCTCTATGTATTTGTGGTAGCGAACTGGGTAAGATCGCAATAGTACTTGTTTCATCTGGACCCACATCGTTATTAAAGGATGATGGATAATAATTGGAAGTATTAGATGGTTTCATAATACGGTGGTGTTTAGTCTCGTTGCTTtcatttgttgttgtagaTGGGGGTGAACTTAAAAATGAGCTTGATGATTGATCATACACCGGTGGTGATTGAGACAAGAAAGTTTCAAActcattgtttttaaaatcattattgttattgtttttcaaatccTCGATGAACTTCTGGTTTTCTTTAATCAATAGATACGCATCTCTGATTTCGTTATAAGCAGGTGTATTATTGCCAGATTCTAGAGCATCATAAATTTCGTTTTTCTCGTAGCCCATCGTAGAAGCTAGCATATTAACCATACCATCGTTAATTTCCTCTTCGTGCTGTGAACCTTCTTTAGCATCTTTGTTGGACTGCTTATCTTCTTGCTGCTTATCATCACTATCAGCGACGGCACTTCCTTTTAAATCTGGTGGTAGCAAATATTCAGGCAAATCCACTTTAAACCACTCGTCTTGGAATATTTCATGAATGGTAATTCTATTTAATGGGTTAACGATTAacattctttttattaaattggaTGCCCCTGGACTTAAGAATTTGGGCAAAGTGTAAACACCATTGctaatgtttttaaatagtaCTGGAATACTTTCATCATCAAAGGGCAAACGGCGACATAACATAACGTATAAGATGACACCGCATGACCAAACATCGACTTCAGGACCTGCATACAATTTACCACTAATAACTTCTGGAGCAGCGTAATTGGGAGACCCACAAGAAGTTTTCAAAAAGTTACCATCAGTCATAATGTTGGATAACCCAAAATCTGCAATTTTAACGTTCAAATTATCGTCCAATAGCAAGTTTTCTGGTTTTAAATCTCTATGGACAATCTTGTGTCTGTGACAGTACTCTACAGCACTAATAATCTGTTGGAAAAACCTACGGGCTTCCTGCTCGCTCATCTTATCCCTTTGGACAATATAATCAAACAATTCGTTGCTGGCATATTCTATAACCATGataatttcttctttacTCTTGATGACGTCGTACAATTTGATAATATGTGGATGTCTTAGTAATCTCAAATAGGAAATTTCACGTTCTATACGGCCTTGCATATCGCTCTTGGCCAAAACCTTTTTATTGATGATTTTCAAAGCAACCTTTTGGTTTGTAGTGATGTGATAAGCTAATTTGACTTTACCAAAAGAACCTTCGCCCAACGTTTTGATAATTTGGTATTTCCCGATCCTCTGAGAAATGGTACTGGTACTACCGTTGGATGGTTTATGGGAATTATGGTTACTGCTTTGACGATGGTGATGGTGATGGTGATGATGAGTCCCGTTACTTTTACTGGTTGTAGGACTACTGTTGGTGGTAGTGGTACTACTatgatggtgatgatgatggtggTGATGGTGGTGAGAACCATTGCTACTAGATCGGTCGCTAGTGTTGGTAGCATTGGTGTCCGATATTATTGGTTGTTGATTTTCACTAATAGTGTTATTACTCATTATATGGATACTTGGAGGAGGGGGGGGGAggtggtaataatataaatatacggatatatacttttttttcctttccttttcttttctttttttgtttttgtttattgtttCTGGTGTGATTAATTTGTAGgtaaaatatcaataaatgGAAAGGAATAAATATGAacatataattttttttttatttatttattttagagGGAACGGGCAGGGGAGAGAAAACGAAGGGGCAGGACCACGTAGGTGCGGGCCTTTGTTTGCCACCGTTTctcttgttgttgtttttcttttccttcaaTGGCTACTTGTCCGGTATGGTAATCCGATCGTTCACGGACTGCTTgtagtttttaattttattttaattttacaacaagaaaaaaaaagagagaaaattaaattaaaaaaaaaaaaaaaaaaaaaaaacaaaaggacataataaaatatgacAATGTCACTAACAAATCTCGTTTAATTAACTATTTAccatgttttttttttttttgtttttttttccattttttttatttttcctttttcttttttttgttgagaaagtaaaacaattatgaaaatagtaataaaaaaagtattttatttggaaAGTGGTTAGCATTTGCTTCTactgcttttttttttgtttcttcttttttatttattttgttattctttgttttccttttcctttctcttctttctttcttttttttattccattAAGTCATCTTTCATTGCTTTACCCCCTCCTCAATCTTACCATccaacaagaaaaaaaaaaacatctcttttcaaattaaaagTCACAACTCATCAGAATAATAGaacttgataataaaaataagtttgATCGCTTCATACAAAATGAGTACTCGTGAAAGTGTAATAAGAcatatcaataaaaattataggGCATCTTTGCACGATTACATCTATGTTTATGGTACAGTCGACGAAAAGTTACCGATTCGTCAGCTTAGATTAGTTGATTGTGATTTAGATTCAATCACAATTAGCTACTTAAAGGATTTCCAATTAcaagatgatgaagatttatttgaaattattaaatttgatCAAGGCACCAGAAAATGTTTGAATTATGCAGAAGTACAAGATAAATTGATTGAAATGGCTGAAGTAGCtgctaaaaaaagaaatttatcACATATCCAAATAAATGAAATGAGATATCCTACGAGTTTTTTagatatattaataattatattggTATTTCTTCCAACAATGAGCTATATTTGGCTATTGCCGTTACAggatttattgaaaaagtcTGAGTTACCTATAATTGTATTTCTGTCTCAAAATCTTTTCCAACCCAAGATACTAATAGGAATCCAATTGGCTGCTATTTTTACACACtttttagaaatatatatattattaaaacctAAGTTGACGTTCTATCGTGTTCCAACAGATTATTTAGTGGAGTGGTGGTTTTTCGGATTGTTAGAAGGATATGGTGTTATAAGAAGATTCAATGAAGTTATCAAGGAAAAGAAGCAACAGCAAAAACGgttaaaaaggaaataaaatgaaagaaagataatatataatatttgtaaaaaaaaaaaaaaaaaaagtataataaaatttagtATTGCATTTAACTTAATTACTTGatgtaataaaaagagggaaaagaaaattactgcatcaaaacaaatatacaAAATGCACTAAGATAATGAACAagattaaatttatttgtattgtctttttttttttttttatcgcTTTTTTATcgcttctttttttctttaattattatttttaaaaattaataataaatttgtttatcAATTTATAGACAAGACACATAAATAACGTATACCGTTGACAACTAAAAGGAAAACATCTTATATTATTGTAGATTTATAACATTGCAAACAATACTATTTGatatcatatatatatatatatatatatatatgtatcaaaaaaaaaaaaagaaaaaaaatgtgtcGTTTAATTGAAACAGACAACGATAAGATGAATGATACAAATAATGAGGAACACGATAGTATAAATCAATGCTGTTGTATCCAACcacttttttattcctctatttatttttcgaACCTTTtacattatttatttattagaaaTGAATTAACCGTATTAATGTTAGGATTACAGGGAAGTGGTAAAACTactataataaatatgCTAAGTAATCAAGGTAGAAACAACAAACATCCAATTTATGATGTAAATACTATaccaaataacaatattaagCACCCATTGAAAAGTGGTAAAATACAGATTGGTGATGAAAAgcatattttccaatttttggACTTTAGCGGGCAAAAGCGATTGGAATCTTCTTGGAAAacatattttatcaaaaatcactcaaataaaatagatgtaataatatatgttttagATATAAGcgattttattaaatgggatcaaacaaagaaaagttttcaagaaaatttaatattcttggaacaagaacaacaaaGAAGTAGTAGGACAGTAGATAAAAAGATACCTATTTTGATAATAGGTAATAAAATTGACAATTTCAACGGAAGTGCTAGTTATACAGACAATGGTTGTACCAGTTCGACACAAATGTTTTCTCATAAATCTATTCTTTTAAggaaaaattcaaaaaacaACATGTACATTATCTCAGATGAACCTGGTATTGTAAGCAGTAGTGTTAGTGCATTGAGTATTAATTCTACTGGAACCAATATAATACATGATGAGAGAGATTATTACAATAAAATAGTGAACTATGTGATAAATGAGGATACAATGTATTATTTAGAGAATACAGGTATATTATGTAAACAATTAGGGTTGGATATTCAGAATAGACGGTTATATTATGAAGATGGGAATGCAAAAGTTATAGAACTCAAGTCAGATATAGATGTTATAACGATTAGTTGTAAAGattgtattaaaataaatgagGTTATACTGTGGCTAAGTAAGTTACAAATTTGAAGGGGGGGGAGAAGAGAATGATTTGGGTGAGTGCGGGTAATTTggatatatttatttattttggcTTAGCAacacaacaaaaaaaaaaaaaaaaaaaaagggggtggtggtggtggtagtTTTATAGGTTGAAGATACACagaaaagaaaactttctttctaaaaataaacaagatTCAAAGCGGGGGGGGGGAAGGCAGCAGtgggaaaagaaagaaaaactcAAGTTTTTAACTTACCAGCTGAAAAAGAATGCGGGGTAGagaaaagaatatatttgttaattttttaatgggaATGGCAAATAGGGATTCAAAGGGGGACCAAAATCCCAGTGGGGAGAGGCAAAGGGGAGAGGCAAAGGGGAGAGGCAAAGGGAAGAGCCACTGGTAGAAACTACAGGGCCCACCACTCCTTTTACTGTTTTTCTTAtcaccaaaaataaaatttaaaatttaaaaaaaaattaaaaaaaaaattactgcaaaactaaacaaaaataaacaaaaataaacaaaaataaacaaaaataaaccaactttctaattttacataataaattataacaaataataaactatA
This window contains:
- the RTC3 gene encoding Rtc3p (similar to Saccharomyces cerevisiae YHR087W | RTC3 | Restriction of Telomere Capping) encodes the protein MSNTNNVKVIFKGKDTDLIVFAENSEILNNFKANPKLSELANVVPVFKIFTTQSGRGTEGAFGEASKSQVENELGKNLTTEEYLFKILKEGKYQQVENLEKNKFSSTNDSKY
- the SWR1 gene encoding chromatin-remodeling protein SWR1 (similar to Saccharomyces cerevisiae YDR334W | SWR1 | SWi2/snf2-Related), which gives rise to MTNSNTHNNSPILNNINSDSSTNDKKNDIDLLADLKFQYEVLTNELFHLYNFTNIDEFDPLFREKRESLVFSDFLKEHGLNLESTDKDATNTNHNITGPDNLISDNNDLPASRRIRSRRRRGRRIDGGETKATDTLTATKYNSDGITSNINNTLDELVNAKYGHLRKILDETYKNTILNTDSLKNEEPKENNRINDRANNKRSNTLEDNKIKYQHRNPLKKQKKSNMLSEPYLMLNVNDEKQKVEDPFYFTPSSSSSSPSPSPSSSESQDEKYNSSKLKFKFYVNLPKPTVTNPENVTKPKFNNLSAYLTSFRSLDEDVDEQEYENFISKQKKVFQDIRKGVEKGVLEVNLENQLLKEITLKDVNSSQNTISNNILRKPEPITFIYKQQNQFPIQDHLMNQGIKLSKIFHNSTRARIARAKKVSQMVEQHFKHISGAEERMKKQHEKNIRALARTAAQAVRKRWSLAEKAYRVLKKDEEEELKKIQGKKHLSEMLEKSTKLLGAQLNKKSLELSDDDLSLSSDFSTNDDKKLSSVDDMNIDTTSDEDREGAGSQYLTGTIKDANVSLDENRERKGEYDDSKLSVEQLKEKYAKLDEVNILQDTDISIGPQPLVNENSVNIGALVSKSAKEEINYNASQSDVDSESDSITTEYSSSSSSSSSSSASSSSEGEEEEEEEENIQGKPKTQLGLLLNNNELEIEEKDTSFDADYEEGNVTSNYSDEKGDFIENKEEYEGEQLKVVDVPVPPLLKGTLRSYQKQGLNWLASLYNNNTNGILADEMGLGKTIQTISLLCWLACEKQNWGPHLIVVPTSVLLNWEMEFKRFAPGFKVLAYYGSPQERKRKRKGWNNPNSFHVCITSYQLVVTDQHSFKRKTWQYMILDEAHNIKNFRSTRWQALLNFNTERRLLLTGTPLQNNLAELWSLLYFLMPKTIMTDGTVKGFADLEAFQNWFGNPVNKIMELGTKNNDSGDKYNLLNSTDEETQKTVDKLHQVLRPYLLRRLKADVEKQMPAKYEHIIYCKLSKRQRYLYDDFMARAQTKETLASGNFMSIINCLMQLRKVCNHPDLFEVRPVVTSFAISKSIYHDYLYLANKMIISDSNNKLDLNFLNLKFLDINNEQKNTSLKYAEISKLSVLDSFVKEVAKLRKEADRDNSMTTMFDFQDIEEYYKRYNRLQIVSEINKLQLLNYINQHRCKQGKPKFGLNLIKLLKVPSSSSVLSTKLVKSYDDFILKEKGIIKKFAFLTPKIVVLENKEIFMGIDPISVYLKGYEKKIIRDQLLLNDNVNKNPVVAFNHFVQTKLSIEFPDKSLLQYDCGKLQKLTTLLADLKKNGHRVLIFTQMTKVLDILEQFLNYHGYLYLRLDGATKIEDRQILTERFNNDSKITVFILSSRSGGLGINLTGADTVIFYDSDWNPAMDKQCQDRCHRIGQTRDVHIYRFVSEHTIESNILDKANQKRRLDNVVIQQGDFTTDYFSKLTVKDLLGSEAPVELKDDRLLIEDSSENKKINISNVNDSGNENVKKSGNFSKLLSQVEDEDDARAAKMALQEEENVDTEDFKEYSVDNNSGKIDDIKGDNYDEDEYEGTKHVEEYMIKFIANGYYYD